A window of Longibacter salinarum contains these coding sequences:
- a CDS encoding OmpH family outer membrane protein, with protein MPDFRPRRCLARPRTSGTRQSSNGGSIQARALCVCLVLLLTTALIPSSVQAQQKIGHIDSQYILDRLPEYKTVQQKLDQVEQQWRAEIEEARNRVEELRQEFQARELLYTDEERAERQKEIDEARREVEALRQRYFGPNGELFARQRELMRPIQERILVAVEEVATSDGYDYVLDQSGDVLFMFTREQNDLSDAVLRELGVDVDRQQNNAAPANGTQPQGNSPGRRNN; from the coding sequence GTGCCTGATTTCCGACCTCGTCGATGTCTAGCGCGCCCTCGTACGAGCGGTACACGCCAGAGCTCGAACGGGGGCTCGATCCAGGCACGTGCTCTGTGCGTATGTCTCGTTCTACTTCTGACCACCGCCCTCATCCCGTCGTCTGTTCAAGCGCAGCAGAAGATTGGGCATATCGATTCCCAGTACATTCTTGATCGACTGCCTGAATACAAGACTGTTCAGCAGAAGCTTGATCAGGTCGAGCAGCAGTGGCGAGCAGAGATAGAAGAGGCTCGGAACCGTGTCGAAGAACTGCGTCAAGAGTTCCAGGCGCGCGAGCTCCTCTACACGGACGAAGAGCGAGCAGAGCGACAGAAGGAGATTGACGAAGCGCGTCGTGAAGTAGAAGCGCTACGACAGCGCTACTTCGGGCCAAATGGTGAGCTGTTTGCTCGCCAACGCGAGCTGATGCGACCGATTCAAGAACGCATTCTGGTCGCCGTCGAAGAAGTCGCTACGAGCGACGGATACGATTACGTTCTGGACCAAAGTGGCGACGTCCTCTTCATGTTTACGCGAGAACAGAACGATTTGAGCGACGCCGTCCTGCGAGAGCTGGGCGTCGATGTCGATCGCCAGCAGAACAACGCTGCACCGGCGAACGGGACGCAGCCGCAAGGGAACAGTCCCGGGCGTCGCAACAACTAG
- a CDS encoding OmpH family outer membrane protein: protein MIRRLQTLALFLLVGGLLLAAPAQAQKIGYTNQQLILVNMPEYANVQQQLQQEAQQQQQQLQQEQQQFQQRLQTYQRQQSLLADSVKARRENELRQQQQELQRSAAQREQQLAQREQELMQPLLEELQTAIGDVSEQQNIDIVMRTEALLYVSENTESAVDITVDVARQLGIEVPEGDAQPEPTVDMEGPDTP, encoded by the coding sequence ATGATCCGACGACTACAAACGCTTGCCCTGTTTCTTCTGGTAGGCGGACTTCTGCTTGCCGCTCCAGCGCAGGCACAAAAGATCGGCTACACGAATCAGCAGCTGATCCTGGTCAACATGCCGGAATACGCCAACGTGCAGCAGCAGTTGCAGCAGGAGGCCCAGCAACAGCAGCAGCAGCTGCAGCAGGAGCAGCAGCAGTTTCAGCAGCGTCTACAGACGTACCAGCGCCAGCAGTCGCTACTGGCTGACTCCGTAAAGGCTCGCCGAGAGAATGAGCTGCGTCAGCAACAGCAGGAGCTCCAGCGTTCGGCCGCTCAGCGCGAGCAGCAGCTTGCTCAGCGCGAACAGGAGCTTATGCAGCCGCTTCTCGAAGAACTACAAACGGCCATTGGCGATGTCTCCGAGCAGCAGAATATTGACATCGTGATGCGGACGGAAGCCCTTCTCTACGTCTCTGAAAATACAGAGTCGGCCGTTGACATCACCGTTGACGTCGCGCGACAGCTCGGCATTGAAGTGCCGGAAGGCGATGCGCAGCCGGAGCCGACGGTCGACATGGAGGGTCCGGATACGCCGTAG
- the panB gene encoding 3-methyl-2-oxobutanoate hydroxymethyltransferase: MSTQTTPPNPSDVPRVTTKTLQEMKSADIPIAMLTAYDFTSARLLDQAGVDVLLVGDSASNVMAGNETTLPMTLDHMIYHAQCVVNAIERALVVVDLPFGTYQGNSREALVSAIRVMKEAGAHGVKLEGGHVIADTIERIVTAGIPVMGHLGLTPQSIYNFGSYKVRAQEEEEAEQLLADAKRLEEAGCFALVLEKIPAGLATKVTESIDIPVIGIGAGSGTDGQVLVMHDALGLTTDFNPRFVRRYARLDEEIKGAVGRYIEDVRSRDFPSEDESY; encoded by the coding sequence ATGAGTACCCAGACGACGCCTCCAAATCCCTCCGACGTCCCTCGCGTCACGACAAAGACGCTGCAAGAAATGAAGTCGGCCGATATCCCGATCGCGATGCTCACAGCATACGATTTCACGTCGGCTCGTCTACTCGACCAGGCGGGTGTTGATGTCCTGCTAGTGGGTGACTCCGCGTCGAATGTCATGGCGGGCAATGAGACGACACTGCCCATGACGCTCGACCATATGATTTATCACGCTCAGTGCGTGGTGAATGCCATCGAGCGAGCCCTCGTCGTCGTTGACCTTCCGTTTGGAACGTACCAGGGCAACTCGAGAGAGGCGCTCGTGTCCGCCATCCGTGTGATGAAAGAGGCAGGTGCTCACGGCGTGAAGCTGGAGGGTGGACACGTCATAGCCGATACGATCGAGCGAATCGTGACAGCGGGGATTCCGGTGATGGGACATCTCGGCCTCACGCCGCAGAGCATTTACAATTTCGGTTCGTACAAAGTCCGGGCCCAGGAAGAGGAAGAAGCCGAGCAGTTGCTGGCAGACGCGAAGCGATTAGAGGAGGCCGGATGCTTTGCTCTCGTGCTGGAAAAAATCCCGGCCGGTCTCGCTACGAAGGTGACGGAGTCGATCGACATTCCCGTCATCGGTATTGGTGCGGGAAGTGGGACGGACGGTCAGGTCCTCGTCATGCACGATGCTCTCGGGCTTACCACGGACTTTAATCCGCGATTTGTGAGACGCTACGCGCGCTTAGACGAGGAAATCAAAGGTGCTGTTGGGCGGTATATCGAAGATGTCCGTAGTCGCGACTTTCCGAGTGAAGACGAAAGCTACTGA
- the surE gene encoding 5'/3'-nucleotidase SurE: protein MSSTDSTPDRPFILICNDDGIDAPGIQALATALDGHGDLCVVAPEREQSAVGHAITVRDPVRAHRYEFEVPSGPIPAWAVSGTPADCIKLATHQLLDRRPDVVVSGINRGPNTAVNILYSGTVSAATEAAILGFDAVAVSLCSFTRDEYEAAGRFAEQIVDRVLAGGLPPGVLLNVNVPAYEKSEIKGIRVTRQARSRWEESFEARVDPFDRPYYWIAGKFVNLDDGDETDLEAIENGYVSVTPIQFDLTAYEHLKSIRDWQWNGEE from the coding sequence ATGTCTTCAACCGATTCAACCCCCGATCGCCCATTCATTCTCATCTGCAACGACGACGGGATTGATGCTCCCGGAATCCAGGCGCTGGCCACGGCCCTCGATGGGCATGGTGATCTCTGCGTCGTCGCTCCCGAGCGGGAGCAGAGCGCCGTGGGTCACGCCATTACCGTACGCGATCCGGTGCGTGCGCACAGGTATGAGTTCGAGGTGCCTTCCGGCCCGATTCCGGCCTGGGCGGTAAGTGGGACACCGGCAGACTGCATCAAGCTGGCGACGCACCAACTGCTGGACCGACGTCCGGATGTTGTCGTGAGCGGAATCAATCGCGGGCCGAATACGGCGGTTAACATTCTTTATTCCGGAACCGTGAGTGCGGCTACGGAAGCTGCCATTCTCGGATTCGACGCGGTTGCGGTGTCCCTGTGCTCGTTCACTCGAGACGAATACGAAGCCGCAGGTCGATTTGCCGAACAGATTGTTGACCGCGTGTTAGCCGGTGGCTTGCCGCCCGGCGTACTCCTAAATGTGAACGTGCCCGCTTACGAGAAGAGCGAAATTAAGGGAATCCGGGTGACCCGCCAGGCACGGTCGCGTTGGGAAGAGAGCTTCGAGGCGCGCGTCGACCCGTTCGACCGGCCCTACTACTGGATAGCCGGCAAATTCGTGAACCTGGACGATGGAGACGAGACCGATCTAGAGGCGATTGAAAATGGGTACGTGTCGGTCACGCCAATCCAGTTTGATCTCACTGCCTACGAGCACCTGAAATCCATTCGCGACTGGCAGTGGAACGGGGAAGAGTAA
- a CDS encoding mechanosensitive ion channel family protein, with protein MLPQSADTAAADSTSVPSFFNRGIFTPFSSGSNDSAPTDSSAVADSADSNPMDQATNLAQDFGEFVIDVIRYARAGDWQAIEKLVYEGAIVAGGNILANVVEALLYLVILFTIYRLVDRALARIFDHSSRIDAGVQGLLMKSFRVIAITFIIAMVLSSLGVNVTALVAGLSIAGIAVGFAARDSLENFIAGVTILMDKPFKVGDYIVIKDHYGQVHEITLRSTRIRSVRNEVLVLPNTEMITQEVVNHTKQNTLRIDIEFGIAYKEYPQEAREAVLPILEDDDRILTRPEPSVVVTGMADSAVTMTLRFFIREPSEEVPMRWEYTEKVREALREADIEIPFPHRQLFLDEARGLHDSTLFNKQENGTSTNPSAEEPDA; from the coding sequence ATGTTGCCTCAATCTGCCGATACGGCCGCTGCCGACTCGACGTCCGTGCCGTCATTTTTCAATCGAGGGATCTTCACGCCCTTCTCCAGCGGATCCAACGATTCAGCACCAACGGATTCGTCCGCAGTCGCTGATTCGGCCGATTCCAACCCGATGGATCAGGCAACGAATCTGGCTCAGGACTTTGGCGAGTTCGTCATTGACGTGATCCGCTATGCTCGTGCGGGCGACTGGCAGGCGATCGAGAAACTCGTTTACGAAGGCGCTATCGTCGCGGGAGGAAACATTCTTGCCAACGTGGTCGAGGCGCTTCTCTACCTCGTCATCTTGTTCACGATCTACCGACTCGTTGATCGCGCGCTGGCGCGCATCTTCGACCACAGTAGTAGAATTGATGCAGGCGTTCAGGGCCTGCTCATGAAATCATTTCGCGTCATCGCGATCACGTTCATCATCGCGATGGTCTTGAGTTCGCTCGGCGTGAATGTGACGGCCCTCGTAGCGGGTCTTTCGATTGCCGGTATCGCCGTCGGTTTTGCCGCACGTGACTCCCTCGAAAACTTCATCGCCGGTGTCACGATCCTCATGGATAAGCCGTTCAAGGTGGGCGACTACATCGTGATCAAAGATCACTACGGCCAGGTTCACGAAATCACGCTCCGCTCTACGCGTATCCGAAGCGTCCGGAACGAGGTGCTCGTCCTACCGAACACGGAGATGATAACACAGGAGGTCGTCAACCACACGAAGCAGAACACGCTCCGGATCGACATCGAGTTCGGGATCGCGTACAAAGAGTATCCGCAAGAGGCTCGTGAGGCCGTGCTTCCAATTCTGGAGGATGACGACCGCATTCTGACGCGGCCCGAGCCCTCTGTCGTCGTTACGGGGATGGCGGACTCGGCCGTCACCATGACACTCCGCTTCTTCATCCGCGAACCCAGCGAAGAGGTTCCGATGCGATGGGAGTACACCGAAAAGGTTCGCGAAGCCCTACGAGAGGCGGATATCGAGATTCCGTTCCCCCATCGCCAGCTCTTCCTCGACGAAGCTCGCGGCCTCCACGATAGCACGCTATTCAACAAACAGGAGAACGGGACGTCGACCAATCCTTCAGCTGAAGAGCCGGATGCATGA
- the folD gene encoding bifunctional methylenetetrahydrofolate dehydrogenase/methenyltetrahydrofolate cyclohydrolase FolD, giving the protein MAQILNGKELAQSVRNDVAAEVQAWTDSGQRPPCLRVVLIGSNPASEAYVRGKEKDAREAGIDSETLRFDDDISEADLLGVVDRLNTDPSVDGILVQLPLPDHIDDRSVIDAIDPEKDVDGFHPENLGRLLIGAPSFIPATPFGIVEMLKRSKIETEGMRAVIVGRSNIVGKPLAALLMQRDINATVTVCHSRTRNLAAHTREADLLVAAVGRANFITADMVKEGAVVVDVGINRVDDESRDKGYRLAGDIDFEGVREKASWITPVPGGVGLMTRAMLLKNTMNAARRHADVVAP; this is encoded by the coding sequence GTGGCCCAGATTCTCAACGGAAAAGAGCTCGCCCAATCCGTTCGCAATGACGTTGCTGCTGAAGTCCAAGCCTGGACCGACAGCGGACAACGCCCACCCTGCCTCCGCGTCGTCTTGATCGGCTCGAACCCGGCATCGGAAGCATATGTCCGCGGGAAGGAAAAGGACGCCCGCGAGGCCGGCATCGACAGTGAGACCCTCCGATTCGACGACGACATTTCCGAAGCCGACCTGCTCGGGGTCGTGGATCGACTGAATACCGATCCAAGCGTCGACGGCATTCTCGTCCAGCTTCCTCTCCCCGATCACATCGATGATCGCTCGGTGATTGACGCCATCGATCCAGAGAAGGATGTCGACGGGTTTCATCCGGAGAATCTTGGACGTCTCCTCATCGGTGCCCCGTCGTTCATCCCCGCGACGCCATTTGGCATCGTGGAAATGCTAAAGCGCTCGAAGATTGAGACAGAAGGAATGCGTGCTGTGATCGTTGGCCGCTCGAACATCGTCGGCAAACCACTGGCGGCCCTGTTGATGCAACGGGACATCAATGCGACGGTCACCGTATGCCATAGCCGGACCCGCAATCTTGCAGCACACACCCGCGAGGCTGATCTACTCGTTGCCGCCGTCGGGCGAGCCAATTTCATCACAGCTGACATGGTCAAGGAAGGCGCTGTCGTCGTCGACGTGGGCATCAATCGTGTGGACGATGAGTCCCGAGACAAGGGATACCGGCTCGCCGGAGACATCGATTTCGAGGGCGTTCGGGAGAAGGCCTCATGGATCACACCAGTTCCTGGCGGTGTCGGCTTGATGACGCGTGCCATGTTGCTAAAAAACACGATGAACGCAGCCCGTCGTCATGCTGACGTTGTGGCTCCGTAA
- a CDS encoding aspartate kinase: MSTAASPSPISPSSWSNVPLAARPVAVLKFGGSSVGSPETFSTVVDVVSESVKHGPIVVIASALARVTRLLSGALENFTTHHHDEGVVDELVDTLRRRHLDHAEAALRSDSLEAYRLILDDHLSRLRTVFGRVREEGFSPALRDSVLAAGEQMSVPILTLALQDAGYLAPHCDATQLVVTDDAFGGANVQLTDSADRIRRWYGGLDEKAIPVVAGFIGATRAGTITTLGFEGSDYSAALFAAILEAGALTRYTDVNGLYTSDPNTDANAERLDRIDMEEAYARTESGALGMHPKTLRPLVHAGIPMQVRSILRPQARGTCILPTGVDLSVIVPPVPAAD, encoded by the coding sequence ATGTCCACCGCTGCTTCGCCGTCGCCGATCTCGCCGTCCTCCTGGTCTAATGTCCCTCTTGCCGCTCGTCCAGTGGCCGTGTTGAAGTTCGGAGGCTCATCCGTCGGCTCGCCCGAAACGTTCTCCACCGTGGTGGATGTGGTATCTGAGTCGGTAAAGCACGGTCCCATCGTCGTCATTGCCTCTGCGCTCGCGCGGGTCACGCGACTTCTCTCGGGTGCCCTCGAAAACTTTACCACGCATCATCACGACGAAGGCGTCGTCGATGAATTGGTCGATACGCTCCGACGGCGTCATCTCGATCACGCCGAGGCGGCGCTGCGATCTGACTCTCTCGAAGCGTATCGACTCATCCTGGACGATCATCTGTCTCGCCTTCGAACCGTTTTCGGGCGCGTCCGGGAGGAAGGGTTTTCTCCAGCGCTGCGGGACTCCGTGCTTGCGGCCGGAGAGCAGATGTCGGTTCCGATTCTCACCCTTGCTCTACAGGACGCAGGATATCTCGCACCCCATTGCGACGCCACGCAACTTGTGGTTACAGACGACGCGTTCGGTGGAGCCAATGTTCAACTCACCGATTCAGCCGATCGCATCCGGCGCTGGTATGGCGGGCTCGACGAAAAGGCTATCCCAGTCGTAGCAGGATTCATCGGTGCGACACGAGCCGGGACAATCACGACCCTCGGGTTCGAAGGGAGCGACTATTCGGCCGCGCTTTTCGCCGCGATTCTTGAGGCCGGTGCGCTCACCCGATACACGGATGTCAACGGCCTATACACGTCGGACCCAAACACGGACGCGAACGCGGAACGCCTCGACCGGATCGACATGGAAGAGGCCTACGCGCGAACGGAGTCCGGTGCTCTCGGCATGCACCCCAAAACGCTCCGTCCACTCGTGCACGCAGGTATTCCGATGCAGGTTCGATCGATCTTGCGCCCGCAGGCGCGTGGTACCTGCATCCTCCCGACCGGCGTCGACCTTTCCGTGATCGTACCTCCAGTGCCAGCGGCCGACTGA
- the asd gene encoding aspartate-semialdehyde dehydrogenase, whose product MSMPSFNVGILGATGAVGQTFIRLLEDHPWFTVTALAASERSAGKPYREAANWLSGKRMPDAVAELEVTTTEPSEMDCDFVFSGLSSSVAGDVEKAFAEAGFPVISNAKNYRMQEDVPLLIPEVNADHARLVENQDWGSDGFIVTNPNCSTVGLVCALRPLVDAFGVEKVQVTMLQALSGAGYPGVSSLDALGNVIPYIGGEEDKLATEPRKILGQLENGEIRPADMVVSAQCNRVPVRQGHLACISVACTEPVNVTDVTDALESYRSPLTSEDLPSVPDAFLRVMDEVDAPQPLRHVKNGNGMTVSIGRIQECPVNHVKFVALSHNTIRGAAGGAVLNAELLARDGYLSA is encoded by the coding sequence ATGTCTATGCCTTCGTTCAACGTCGGGATTCTCGGTGCTACGGGCGCTGTCGGACAGACATTCATCCGACTCCTCGAAGATCATCCCTGGTTCACCGTCACGGCTCTCGCTGCTTCGGAGCGTTCCGCAGGTAAACCGTACCGGGAGGCGGCCAACTGGCTCAGCGGAAAGCGGATGCCCGATGCTGTCGCCGAGCTCGAGGTGACGACCACGGAGCCGTCGGAGATGGATTGCGACTTCGTGTTCTCGGGCCTCAGTTCGTCCGTTGCGGGTGACGTTGAGAAGGCGTTTGCGGAGGCTGGCTTTCCGGTAATCTCCAACGCGAAGAATTACCGAATGCAGGAGGACGTGCCGCTGCTCATCCCGGAAGTGAACGCGGATCACGCCCGACTGGTCGAGAACCAGGACTGGGGCTCTGACGGGTTCATCGTCACCAATCCAAATTGTTCGACGGTTGGACTTGTGTGCGCGTTGCGTCCACTCGTTGACGCCTTCGGAGTAGAGAAGGTGCAGGTGACCATGCTGCAGGCCCTTTCAGGAGCGGGATATCCGGGCGTTTCATCGCTCGATGCGCTCGGGAACGTGATTCCGTACATTGGAGGAGAAGAGGACAAACTTGCGACGGAGCCACGGAAGATTCTTGGGCAACTGGAAAATGGCGAAATCAGGCCGGCGGACATGGTCGTGAGCGCACAGTGCAATCGCGTGCCGGTTCGACAGGGTCACCTCGCGTGCATCTCCGTCGCCTGCACTGAGCCTGTGAACGTTACGGATGTCACTGACGCACTGGAGTCATACCGGTCGCCTCTGACGTCTGAAGATCTACCGAGCGTGCCAGATGCGTTCCTGCGCGTGATGGACGAAGTGGATGCTCCGCAGCCGCTTCGTCATGTGAAGAACGGCAACGGGATGACCGTTTCGATTGGTCGCATTCAGGAATGCCCCGTTAACCATGTGAAGTTCGTTGCGCTGTCACACAACACGATTCGGGGGGCAGCCGGCGGTGCGGTTCTAAACGCCGAATTGCTCGCTCGCGATGGCTACCTGTCCGCATGA
- a CDS encoding GNAT family N-acetyltransferase, whose product MAYADVRRALKTDRDAVTELWINFLDEQAETDDRLDVSEDAEERWKNDFPAWLEDETRRVYVVEADGDVVGFATAHRTAPPPIYESRGEVYLDEIYVQPDYRRAGRGKQLVEAVVAWSDRVHAERIRLSVLDLNRGARDFWEAQDAVAFSQTYTIEREVAEDAKDDEGTKKIGFV is encoded by the coding sequence ATGGCCTACGCTGATGTACGCCGCGCGCTCAAAACTGACCGTGATGCTGTAACGGAGCTGTGGATCAACTTTTTGGATGAGCAGGCGGAGACCGACGACCGTCTGGACGTGTCGGAAGATGCAGAAGAGCGCTGGAAAAACGACTTTCCCGCCTGGCTAGAAGACGAGACTCGGCGCGTCTATGTAGTCGAAGCAGATGGTGATGTCGTTGGCTTTGCGACCGCTCATCGCACCGCTCCTCCGCCGATTTACGAGTCGCGCGGAGAGGTCTACCTTGATGAGATCTACGTCCAGCCGGACTATCGGCGTGCCGGCCGGGGGAAGCAGCTTGTCGAGGCGGTTGTGGCATGGAGTGACCGCGTTCACGCCGAGCGTATCCGACTGAGCGTCCTCGACTTGAATCGCGGTGCACGAGACTTCTGGGAAGCACAGGACGCCGTTGCATTCTCTCAGACGTACACGATAGAGAGGGAGGTCGCCGAGGATGCCAAGGATGACGAAGGAACGAAAAAGATCGGATTCGTCTAG
- a CDS encoding GAF domain-containing protein — translation MSIDRSAAPALPAMEETENGALLRNIILATAQLLRGDDLHLAVERALDLVGQAVGADAAAIYEYTPSRAAAVSDVKTTATREHRDDSSGVHAQLLYSWSTPAEETVTAADSPDQGGEHSAAKGAGFSMTLPITVGDMTWGTLQFQTSSARAEWTRRRISVLQLMAQNFGEAIRHSRSRSVRQTPLPDVVSQVIEHAESSGQLKGGVAVVSPDGQVMYQNDALVDICGQTRVGLNRNGGLIPVVRPVERRGDLRAALRDGTELDVNVSVGATDAVSLRLHVTPIHDADEPVCSVCWFQSTAENVCTLTNERQNLSLRRRVRAERALVDASRLLVSSDACDFDELLDIVGQATGAQYAYLVIITPDDVVGFPQSGSLSDVTRQPIHLDTYRQYEWFLSPKISHERNVEAESGPTFAVPILSSDDQLFGYLGIEYEVGSAPYHDEDARVLSVLGDMLCTYLRRQLSEEALRRSEQRYRYFVDTIAEAIWRIDLARPLPEEASVQAQVDHVLEYGVVSEANAALADLFGVSSPEALIDIPVSQFMKEVNRDFLFELAEAGFELQQYEYVVSIDDQPSRYFVINTVGVDDGNGIEGIWGSGAEVTDRVVLERRMVEALERQQQRFGHDLHDRVSQQLAGTRMLAQNLSSRYFDDDPRGQREVNKIIDYVQEAAQHVSDLQRGVMPVQVDRDGLAQGLRELSSRIDRLPGIRCTYDHDGRTDVDDHEVKLQMYRIAQEATRNALTHGDPSHIHIELVGTESSIHLKVEDDGAGFNPERLQEGEASALGLHSMRYRAHVIGASLHIDSSEGEGTRIEVTLPRSATEPNHGPFVA, via the coding sequence ATGAGTATTGACCGCTCGGCTGCACCCGCTCTACCTGCTATGGAGGAAACAGAGAACGGCGCTCTCCTGCGCAACATCATTTTAGCTACGGCACAACTGCTTCGCGGTGATGACCTGCATCTCGCCGTGGAGCGCGCGCTTGACCTGGTGGGGCAAGCCGTCGGAGCGGATGCCGCTGCCATCTACGAGTATACGCCATCTCGGGCAGCCGCAGTCAGCGATGTCAAAACGACAGCGACACGCGAGCACCGGGACGATTCCTCGGGCGTACACGCCCAACTGCTCTATTCCTGGTCGACCCCTGCGGAGGAAACCGTGACGGCAGCCGATTCGCCCGATCAAGGGGGCGAGCATTCGGCGGCGAAGGGAGCAGGTTTTTCCATGACGTTGCCGATCACCGTTGGCGACATGACGTGGGGGACGCTTCAATTTCAGACATCCAGCGCTCGTGCGGAGTGGACTCGCCGGCGCATCAGTGTGCTGCAACTCATGGCTCAGAATTTTGGCGAGGCCATTCGGCATAGCCGGTCTCGATCGGTCAGGCAGACGCCACTTCCGGATGTGGTATCTCAGGTCATCGAGCATGCCGAGTCGTCTGGCCAGCTCAAGGGGGGCGTCGCTGTCGTGAGCCCCGATGGTCAGGTCATGTATCAGAATGATGCTCTTGTCGACATCTGTGGGCAGACGCGTGTGGGCCTCAACCGGAACGGAGGGCTGATTCCGGTCGTGCGACCGGTTGAGCGTCGGGGTGACTTGCGCGCGGCTCTACGAGACGGAACCGAACTGGACGTCAATGTGTCGGTCGGAGCGACGGACGCGGTTTCCCTTCGTCTGCATGTGACTCCAATACACGACGCCGATGAGCCTGTATGCTCGGTGTGCTGGTTTCAAAGCACGGCTGAAAACGTTTGCACGCTAACAAACGAACGTCAGAATCTGAGTCTTCGGCGCCGCGTACGAGCGGAGCGTGCGCTGGTCGACGCCTCGAGGTTGCTCGTCTCCTCCGATGCATGTGACTTCGACGAGTTGCTCGATATTGTCGGACAAGCGACCGGGGCGCAGTACGCGTATCTCGTCATCATCACGCCCGATGACGTCGTCGGTTTTCCGCAGAGTGGATCTCTATCGGACGTAACCCGGCAGCCTATCCACCTCGACACCTACCGGCAGTACGAGTGGTTTCTGTCTCCGAAAATATCGCATGAGCGGAATGTGGAGGCTGAGAGTGGGCCGACTTTTGCCGTTCCGATCCTTTCGTCTGACGATCAACTTTTCGGATACCTTGGCATCGAGTATGAGGTTGGCTCAGCCCCGTATCATGACGAGGATGCACGGGTCCTTTCCGTCCTCGGTGATATGCTGTGCACGTATCTTCGTCGACAGCTATCGGAAGAGGCGCTGCGTCGAAGCGAGCAGCGGTATCGCTACTTTGTCGATACGATCGCCGAAGCCATCTGGCGCATCGATCTGGCGCGTCCGCTACCTGAGGAGGCATCGGTGCAGGCTCAGGTCGATCATGTTTTGGAATACGGAGTCGTTAGCGAAGCCAATGCGGCACTCGCAGATCTCTTTGGCGTGTCATCACCGGAGGCGCTGATTGATATTCCTGTATCTCAGTTCATGAAGGAGGTAAATCGGGACTTTCTTTTTGAGCTCGCGGAGGCTGGATTTGAGCTTCAGCAGTACGAGTATGTGGTGTCGATCGACGATCAGCCATCTCGCTACTTCGTCATCAACACCGTGGGTGTGGACGACGGAAATGGAATCGAGGGCATCTGGGGGAGTGGGGCCGAGGTCACCGATCGCGTCGTGCTTGAGCGCCGAATGGTAGAAGCGCTTGAGCGGCAGCAGCAACGGTTTGGGCATGATCTCCACGACCGGGTGAGTCAGCAGCTTGCTGGTACCCGAATGCTCGCGCAAAACCTGTCGTCCCGATACTTCGATGATGATCCCAGGGGACAGCGAGAGGTCAACAAGATTATCGATTACGTTCAGGAGGCTGCACAGCACGTCTCAGATCTACAGCGAGGCGTGATGCCGGTCCAGGTAGATCGGGATGGACTGGCGCAGGGACTCCGCGAACTGAGCAGCCGGATCGATCGTCTTCCCGGAATCAGGTGCACCTACGATCATGACGGTCGAACGGATGTCGATGACCACGAAGTGAAGCTACAGATGTACCGTATCGCCCAGGAGGCGACGCGAAATGCACTTACACACGGTGATCCGTCACACATCCACATCGAACTGGTTGGCACCGAATCATCCATCCACCTGAAAGTGGAGGACGACGGCGCGGGCTTCAACCCCGAGCGCCTTCAGGAAGGGGAAGCGTCGGCGCTTGGTCTGCACAGTATGAGGTATCGTGCACACGTCATTGGGGCATCGCTGCACATCGACTCGTCGGAAGGGGAGGGAACGCGGATCGAGGTCACACTCCCGCGTTCGGCGACCGAGCCTAACCACGGGCCGTTTGTCGCTTGA